Proteins encoded together in one Bacteroides zoogleoformans window:
- a CDS encoding MarR family winged helix-turn-helix transcriptional regulator, which yields MNDEILCKIRDVYRAIGEFEVEFMQKYDLSLNEGMLLCTLLEVPKLTSGEIAEALGLSASNTSKVLRVLEKKKLITRLVGKEDKRQMRFFLTIEGQNRIAEIKNATFCMPDLLQQVISLVK from the coding sequence ATGAACGATGAAATATTATGTAAAATTCGCGATGTTTATAGAGCCATTGGCGAGTTTGAGGTGGAATTTATGCAGAAATACGATTTATCTTTAAATGAAGGTATGTTGCTGTGTACTTTGTTGGAGGTTCCTAAGCTTACTTCGGGAGAGATAGCGGAGGCATTGGGTTTATCGGCTTCCAATACTTCGAAAGTGCTTCGTGTCCTTGAGAAGAAAAAACTGATAACTCGTCTTGTAGGTAAGGAAGACAAGCGGCAGATGCGTTTCTTTTTGACAATAGAAGGACAAAATAGGATTGCTGAGATTAAGAATGCCACCTTTTGCATGCCTGACTTGTTGCAACAAGTGATTAGTCTTGTAAAATAA
- a CDS encoding RNA polymerase sigma factor, with protein MENEIELIEGCRAGKDSARKELYTLYSKQMLAVCYRYTGDVDAAHDVLHDGFVKIFTHFTFRGECALSTWVTKVMVTQSIDYLRRMQRFSRLVMSEENLLDVPDDAGFTEVGNHLSEEELMSFVAELPDGCRTVFNLYVFEEKSHKEIAKLLHIKEHSSTSQLYRAKCLLIKRIKEYADNERK; from the coding sequence TTGGAAAACGAAATAGAACTGATAGAGGGCTGCCGGGCTGGAAAAGATTCTGCCCGAAAGGAACTCTACACACTCTATTCCAAACAGATGCTGGCGGTGTGTTATCGCTATACGGGCGATGTTGATGCGGCCCATGACGTATTGCACGATGGTTTCGTCAAGATTTTCACTCACTTTACTTTTCGTGGAGAATGTGCCTTGAGTACATGGGTGACAAAAGTGATGGTGACACAATCCATTGACTACCTACGGAGGATGCAACGTTTCAGCCGGTTGGTAATGAGTGAAGAAAATCTTCTTGATGTGCCGGACGATGCGGGCTTTACCGAAGTCGGCAATCATCTTTCGGAAGAGGAGCTGATGTCGTTCGTGGCGGAACTCCCTGATGGATGTCGTACAGTGTTCAATTTGTATGTTTTTGAGGAGAAATCGCATAAAGAAATAGCGAAACTACTCCACATCAAAGAGCATTCGTCCACTTCGCAGTTGTATCGTGCCAAATGTTTGTTAATAAAACGAATTAAAGAATATGCAGACAATGAGAGAAAATGA
- a CDS encoding FAD-dependent oxidoreductase has product MKYVIVGGVAGGATAAARLRRVDETADILLLEKGPHISYANCGLPYYIGGVIAERDKLLVQTPEAFGKRFRIDVRVKNEVLAINAKAKTLTIRNADGKEYEEAYDKLLLSPGANPVKPPLEGIDSEGIFTLRNVEDTDQIKAYVTGKQVKRAVVVGAGFIGLEMAENLHHAGIAVSVVEMGNQVMAPIDFSMAAYIHQHLIQKGVSLYLEEGVTHFQRTEQGIIVYLKSGKTIAADMVLLSIGVRPATALAQQAGLKLGETGGIWVDEHLETSEKDIYAVGDAIEYPHPLTGKPWLNYLANPANRQGRIVADNMALGNTVSYEGAIGTSIAKVFDMTVASTGLAAKRLKQWGMEYQSSVTHSSSHAGYYPNALPITLKLTFHPRTGKLYGAQCVGYEGVDKRIDQIAGLIKRDGTVYDLMETEHAYAPPFSSAKDPIAIAGYVASNIVGGAMPAISWRELLEKKEQVVLVDTRTAEEFSFGTIPGALNIPLDEMRERLAEIPADKPVVLFCAVGLRGYLAQRILMGRGYRNVRNLIGGYKTFSTAVAPLPAPTALSSATVSSSFDVVSAEASSVSDTEKKVLKVNACGLQCPGPIIQVKKAIDSIEIGERVEIVATDAGFARDASAWCETTGNKLIENREEKGRYTVVIEKGDSACACSSGGYAGGGRGKTLILFSDDLDKALATFVLANGAATTGQKVSIFFTFWGLNVLKKMRKPHVQKDFFGKMFGMMLPSSSLKLKLSQMNMFGMGSRMMRFLMKRKGVDSLEALRSQALMQGVEFIACQMSMDMMGIQREELLEEVTVGGVATYMERADKANVNLFI; this is encoded by the coding sequence ATGAAATATGTAATTGTTGGCGGTGTAGCGGGTGGAGCCACAGCTGCCGCCCGATTGAGAAGAGTGGACGAAACGGCTGATATCCTCTTATTGGAGAAAGGACCTCACATCTCGTATGCCAATTGCGGTTTACCTTATTATATAGGTGGTGTTATTGCTGAACGTGATAAGTTATTGGTACAGACACCCGAAGCATTCGGGAAACGTTTTCGCATCGACGTGCGCGTAAAGAATGAAGTGCTTGCAATCAATGCAAAGGCCAAAACCCTTACGATACGCAATGCCGACGGAAAAGAATATGAAGAAGCGTATGACAAACTGCTTTTGTCTCCGGGAGCGAATCCGGTGAAGCCTCCTTTGGAGGGCATTGATTCTGAAGGCATCTTCACACTGCGCAATGTGGAGGATACAGACCAGATCAAGGCGTATGTCACAGGTAAGCAAGTGAAGCGTGCGGTTGTTGTAGGTGCCGGTTTTATCGGTTTGGAGATGGCGGAGAATCTGCATCATGCAGGTATAGCGGTCTCTGTGGTGGAGATGGGCAATCAGGTGATGGCTCCCATCGATTTTTCTATGGCGGCGTATATCCACCAACATTTGATACAGAAAGGCGTTTCTCTGTATCTCGAAGAGGGAGTTACGCATTTTCAACGTACGGAGCAGGGCATTATCGTATATCTGAAAAGTGGGAAAACGATTGCGGCCGATATGGTACTTCTTTCCATCGGAGTGCGCCCTGCCACGGCATTGGCACAACAAGCCGGATTGAAATTGGGCGAAACCGGAGGTATCTGGGTAGATGAACATCTGGAGACTTCGGAGAAAGATATTTATGCGGTGGGCGATGCCATCGAATATCCGCATCCTCTGACAGGAAAGCCATGGCTCAATTATCTTGCCAATCCGGCCAATCGTCAGGGGCGTATCGTGGCGGATAATATGGCGTTGGGCAATACTGTTTCATACGAAGGAGCAATCGGCACCTCTATTGCCAAAGTGTTCGATATGACCGTCGCTTCTACCGGACTTGCCGCCAAACGTTTGAAACAATGGGGAATGGAGTATCAAAGCTCGGTGACGCATTCTTCCTCTCATGCCGGTTATTATCCGAATGCGTTGCCTATAACGTTGAAACTGACTTTTCATCCCCGTACCGGAAAACTTTATGGTGCGCAATGTGTGGGCTATGAAGGGGTGGACAAGCGCATTGACCAAATTGCCGGTCTCATCAAACGGGACGGTACGGTATACGACCTCATGGAGACGGAACATGCCTATGCTCCTCCTTTCTCTTCGGCCAAAGACCCCATTGCCATTGCCGGATATGTGGCGTCCAACATTGTAGGCGGCGCCATGCCGGCCATCTCTTGGCGCGAACTGCTTGAAAAGAAAGAACAGGTAGTGCTGGTCGATACACGTACTGCCGAAGAATTCTCTTTCGGCACTATTCCGGGCGCCCTCAATATTCCTTTGGATGAAATGCGCGAGCGTCTTGCCGAGATTCCGGCAGACAAGCCCGTTGTGCTTTTCTGCGCTGTGGGATTGCGCGGCTACTTGGCACAACGCATTCTGATGGGGCGTGGCTATCGGAACGTGCGTAACCTGATAGGCGGTTATAAGACCTTTTCCACGGCGGTAGCTCCGCTTCCTGCACCTACGGCTTTGTCATCGGCTACTGTTTCTTCGTCGTTCGATGTGGTTTCGGCAGAGGCTTCTTCCGTTTCGGATACAGAGAAGAAAGTTCTGAAAGTCAATGCCTGTGGTCTGCAATGTCCCGGTCCCATCATACAAGTAAAGAAAGCGATAGACAGCATTGAAATTGGCGAGCGTGTGGAGATTGTGGCGACCGATGCCGGCTTTGCCCGCGATGCTTCGGCCTGGTGTGAGACTACGGGCAACAAGTTAATCGAGAACCGTGAGGAGAAAGGACGTTATACGGTGGTTATCGAGAAAGGCGATTCCGCTTGTGCATGTTCTTCCGGCGGATATGCAGGTGGGGGCAGAGGAAAGACGCTGATTCTGTTTAGCGATGATTTGGATAAGGCGCTGGCTACTTTTGTTTTGGCAAACGGAGCGGCGACAACGGGGCAAAAAGTTTCTATCTTCTTCACGTTTTGGGGGTTGAATGTCTTGAAGAAAATGCGGAAACCTCACGTGCAAAAAGATTTCTTTGGCAAGATGTTCGGCATGATGCTTCCGTCCAGCTCCTTGAAACTGAAGCTGTCTCAAATGAACATGTTTGGTATGGGAAGCCGTATGATGCGATTCCTGATGAAACGCAAGGGAGTGGATTCTTTGGAGGCTTTGCGTAGTCAGGCGCTGATGCAAGGGGTAGAGTTCATTGCTTGTCAGATGTCTATGGATATGATGGGGATTCAGCGTGAAGAATTGCTGGAAGAAGTCACCGTAGGTGGGGTAGCCACTTATATGGAGCGTGCGGATAAGGCCAATGTGAATCTGTTTATTTAA
- a CDS encoding porin family protein, which translates to MRENDELTGLFRNRLSGAEMPVREGFWDELEGELSSASSKGRLFLSPKFYRIAAAASIVFVLGVASAAFWYFSPKEEIKQAFTQVAAMTPEANLAGDVVQESFPSIHRVGPVAQTPDVKQTSGSGMPMRLAVQSDDESVSVHVSIRITQRIYGNVGQSDEAFYGDGNPLQVGTYHANTTHVDVGSDMNHNETVAEKTESVPAETRKKHDRAVKVAAGTSLPKGNFHMPITTGISLETALSKYLSLEVGLQYNRLDGERILHTLGMPVKLNMRLANTPKIDLYAMVGGAAEKCIAGAPDNGFDAEPVQLSVAAGIGIRYKMSERFALFAEPSVSHHFDTDSPIRTLRTERPTNLNLLCGVRMTY; encoded by the coding sequence ATGAGAGAAAATGATGAATTGACCGGTTTGTTTCGTAATCGTCTTTCCGGCGCAGAAATGCCTGTGCGGGAGGGGTTTTGGGACGAGTTGGAGGGCGAGCTGTCTTCGGCTTCTTCTAAGGGACGACTCTTTCTTTCTCCAAAATTCTATCGCATTGCGGCTGCCGCATCGATAGTTTTTGTGTTGGGAGTAGCCTCTGCCGCTTTTTGGTATTTCTCTCCTAAGGAAGAGATAAAGCAAGCCTTTACGCAAGTTGCTGCCATGACACCGGAGGCTAATTTGGCCGGAGATGTGGTACAGGAGAGTTTCCCTTCTATTCATCGGGTGGGGCCGGTAGCACAGACACCGGATGTGAAGCAAACTTCAGGTAGTGGCATGCCGATGCGATTGGCGGTGCAATCGGATGATGAATCTGTTTCCGTTCATGTATCCATTAGAATCACCCAACGGATTTATGGAAATGTCGGGCAATCGGATGAAGCTTTCTATGGTGACGGGAATCCTCTGCAGGTTGGTACGTATCATGCGAATACTACTCATGTGGATGTAGGTTCGGATATGAATCACAACGAGACTGTTGCAGAAAAGACGGAATCGGTTCCGGCTGAAACAAGGAAAAAGCATGACCGGGCGGTGAAAGTAGCTGCAGGCACTTCCCTGCCCAAAGGGAACTTTCACATGCCAATAACTACAGGTATCAGCTTGGAAACTGCTCTAAGTAAATATCTCTCTTTGGAAGTTGGGCTTCAATATAATCGTTTGGATGGAGAGCGTATATTGCATACTTTGGGAATGCCGGTTAAGCTGAACATGAGGTTGGCAAATACTCCTAAAATCGACTTATATGCTATGGTAGGTGGAGCTGCCGAGAAATGCATTGCCGGTGCGCCGGATAATGGGTTTGACGCCGAGCCGGTGCAGTTGTCGGTTGCTGCCGGAATAGGGATACGTTATAAAATGAGTGAGCGCTTTGCCTTGTTTGCCGAACCGTCCGTTTCCCATCATTTTGACACTGATTCACCAATCAGGACTTTGCGTACGGAACGACCCACAAACCTGAATCTGTTGTGTGGCGTGCGTATGACTTATTAA
- a CDS encoding DUF4858 domain-containing protein translates to MKRFLFCGGLLIVVAFPFYAQNWTPQDSLRLQQLLQEKKEIKLNLEVLKELDITVPSGNPKLENHKSWMDFDTSIPVIPQASEQTVKLTLRPYTANTRYNWDPIYQKKIKIGKNTWRGDEFYALKILRTPTNWAKSPLDAGPRETVEQIEASGLRYRVTERVNNMAVGGWQGVSSKPSGIDLMTPFTQEFWNLKGRKRRARTLEVLKSLSLPVFLPRKKEE, encoded by the coding sequence GTGAAAAGATTTTTATTCTGTGGGGGGCTGCTCATTGTAGTGGCCTTCCCATTCTATGCCCAAAACTGGACACCTCAAGATTCGTTGCGCTTACAGCAACTTTTGCAGGAAAAGAAGGAGATTAAGCTGAACTTGGAGGTATTGAAGGAACTGGATATCACTGTCCCGTCGGGGAATCCGAAACTCGAGAATCATAAATCGTGGATGGATTTCGATACTTCCATACCTGTAATACCGCAGGCGTCAGAGCAAACTGTAAAACTGACACTTCGTCCTTATACGGCCAATACCCGATATAATTGGGATCCTATCTATCAGAAGAAAATCAAGATAGGTAAAAACACGTGGCGGGGTGATGAATTCTATGCTCTCAAAATTCTCCGCACTCCCACTAATTGGGCAAAGTCTCCTTTGGATGCCGGCCCTCGTGAAACCGTGGAACAGATTGAAGCGAGCGGTTTGCGCTATCGAGTGACGGAGCGAGTCAACAATATGGCTGTTGGTGGATGGCAAGGTGTGTCAAGCAAGCCGTCCGGCATAGATCTGATGACTCCTTTCACCCAAGAGTTTTGGAATTTGAAAGGGCGTAAAAGGCGTGCACGTACGTTGGAGGTGTTGAAGAGCTTATCTCTTCCAGTCTTTCTTCCTCGTAAGAAAGAAGAATAG
- the nadC gene encoding carboxylating nicotinate-nucleotide diphosphorylase, with protein MNKEEDLIDRLIDLSFAEDIGDGDHTTLSCIPATAMGKSKLLIKEAGILAGIGIAQEVFRRFDPTMKVEIFINDGAEVKPGDVAMIVEGKIQSLLQTERLMLNIMQRMSGIATMTHKYAEKLKGTHTRVLDTRKTTPGMRILEKMAVKIGGGVNHRIGLFDMILLKDNHVDFVGGIDKAITRAKEYCKEKGKNLKIEIEVRNFDELQQVLDLGGVDRIMFDNFTPEMTKKAVEIVAGRYETESSGGITFDTLRDYAECGVDFISVGALTHSVKGLDMSFKAC; from the coding sequence ATGAATAAGGAAGAAGATTTGATTGACAGGCTGATAGACTTGTCTTTTGCTGAGGATATAGGTGATGGAGACCATACAACTCTTTCATGTATTCCTGCCACTGCAATGGGAAAATCGAAACTTTTGATTAAGGAAGCCGGTATCCTTGCCGGTATCGGGATAGCCCAAGAAGTGTTCCGTCGTTTTGACCCTACCATGAAGGTGGAGATATTCATCAATGATGGTGCCGAGGTGAAGCCGGGGGATGTGGCCATGATTGTGGAAGGAAAAATACAGTCGTTGTTGCAGACGGAGCGCTTGATGCTGAACATCATGCAGCGCATGAGTGGTATCGCTACCATGACCCATAAATATGCCGAGAAGCTGAAAGGAACTCATACCCGTGTGCTTGATACTCGTAAGACTACCCCGGGAATGCGTATCCTTGAAAAGATGGCAGTAAAGATCGGTGGTGGTGTAAATCATCGCATCGGCTTGTTTGATATGATTCTGTTGAAGGACAACCATGTGGATTTTGTCGGAGGCATCGACAAAGCTATTACTCGTGCCAAGGAATATTGCAAGGAGAAAGGCAAGAATCTGAAGATTGAGATAGAAGTACGTAACTTCGATGAACTGCAACAAGTACTTGATTTGGGAGGCGTAGACCGTATCATGTTCGATAATTTCACACCCGAAATGACGAAGAAGGCTGTAGAGATAGTGGCAGGCCGTTATGAAACGGAATCTTCCGGCGGCATCACATTTGATACGTTGCGTGACTATGCCGAGTGTGGTGTGGATTTTATCTCTGTGGGAGCGCTGACACACTCTGTTAAGGGGTTGGATATGAGTTTTAAAGCTTGTTGA
- a CDS encoding NAD(P)H-dependent flavin oxidoreductase: protein MNRVTSLFGIQYPIIQGGMVWCSGWRLAAAVSNSGGLGLLGAGSMHPETLKEHIRKCRAATSCSFGVNIPLMYPQMEEIMQIVADEGVKFVFTSAGSPKKWTDWLHQRGIMVAHVVSSSRFAMKAEEAGVDAIVAEGFEAGGHNGKEETTTMCLIPAVRAVTTLPLIAAGGIATGEAMLAARVLGAEGVQIGTRFALTAESSANEAFKNYCLSLEEGDTRLLLKKLAPVRLVRNNFRSAVEAAEAAGATEEELRMLLGRGRAKRGIFDGDLEEGELEIGQASALLQGKRVQSVAMVMQELVEESKRAWEKMQAVL from the coding sequence ATGAACAGAGTGACCTCTCTTTTCGGAATACAATATCCGATAATCCAAGGCGGTATGGTGTGGTGCAGTGGCTGGAGATTGGCTGCTGCCGTAAGTAATTCGGGCGGTTTAGGGTTGCTGGGTGCAGGTTCTATGCATCCTGAGACTTTGAAGGAACATATCAGGAAATGTCGTGCGGCAACTTCCTGTTCATTCGGGGTGAACATCCCTTTGATGTATCCTCAAATGGAAGAAATTATGCAGATTGTAGCAGATGAAGGAGTGAAGTTCGTATTTACTTCGGCAGGAAGTCCTAAAAAATGGACGGATTGGCTCCATCAACGTGGCATTATGGTGGCGCATGTGGTCTCTTCTTCCCGTTTTGCCATGAAAGCAGAAGAGGCGGGAGTTGATGCGATTGTAGCCGAAGGCTTTGAGGCCGGTGGCCATAATGGGAAGGAAGAAACCACCACCATGTGCCTTATCCCTGCTGTGCGTGCAGTTACCACATTGCCATTGATTGCAGCCGGAGGCATTGCTACGGGTGAGGCAATGCTTGCCGCTCGTGTTTTGGGAGCAGAAGGAGTGCAGATAGGGACTCGTTTTGCTTTGACGGCAGAAAGTTCGGCTAATGAGGCGTTCAAGAATTACTGTTTGAGCTTGGAAGAAGGCGATACTCGTTTGCTTTTAAAGAAATTGGCTCCGGTACGCTTGGTGCGTAACAATTTTCGTAGTGCCGTAGAAGCCGCCGAAGCGGCAGGTGCCACAGAAGAAGAGTTGCGTATGCTGTTAGGGCGTGGTCGTGCTAAACGGGGCATCTTTGACGGTGACCTTGAAGAGGGTGAATTGGAGATTGGGCAGGCTTCTGCGTTGCTTCAAGGCAAAAGGGTGCAATCTGTTGCGATGGTGATGCAAGAGCTGGTAGAAGAAAGCAAGCGGGCATGGGAAAAAATGCAGGCAGTACTTTAA
- the rlmH gene encoding 23S rRNA (pseudouridine(1915)-N(3))-methyltransferase RlmH produces MKTTLLVVGRTVEQYFITAINDYILRIKRYLSFEIEVLPELKNTKKLSFEIQKEKEGELILKALQPGDVIVLLDEGGKEMRSIEFADYMEHKMNTVNKRLVFVIGGPYGFSPKVYETAHEKMSLSRMTFSHQMVRLIFVEQLYRAMTILNGGPYHHE; encoded by the coding sequence ATGAAAACGACTCTGCTCGTCGTAGGGCGAACCGTAGAACAATATTTTATAACAGCCATCAACGACTATATACTGCGCATCAAGCGTTATCTTTCATTCGAAATAGAAGTGCTTCCCGAACTGAAAAACACCAAAAAACTATCTTTTGAAATACAAAAAGAGAAAGAAGGAGAATTGATCCTGAAGGCTCTCCAGCCAGGTGATGTAATCGTATTGCTGGACGAAGGAGGAAAAGAGATGCGCTCCATAGAGTTTGCAGACTATATGGAGCACAAGATGAATACCGTAAACAAACGGCTGGTCTTTGTCATCGGGGGGCCTTATGGCTTCTCTCCAAAAGTATATGAAACAGCGCATGAAAAGATGTCTTTGTCACGCATGACTTTTTCACATCAAATGGTTCGCCTCATCTTTGTAGAACAACTTTATCGGGCAATGACCATACTGAACGGAGGACCGTATCATCACGAATAA
- a CDS encoding DUF4943 family protein: protein MKELYCKLLIFGRDVLLMLFTLSVFSLYSCSEETLDYNHPNVDLFVKQLKTGKYSTQSPDGLSSMPKFTSQDIEGLLKYVEDLTVIPSFPLAPVSYSAGGKLRLGECILWTVETIRLGHNASMGCKMVHTDAENYEGIYFLSDDEVLDAAVRYRRWWETRKYPRTMWTVDPCYDEPLCGSGYMWW, encoded by the coding sequence ATGAAAGAACTATACTGCAAATTATTGATATTCGGGCGTGATGTATTGCTCATGCTCTTTACTCTTTCTGTATTCTCTCTTTACTCTTGCAGTGAAGAAACGTTGGATTATAACCATCCGAATGTAGATTTGTTTGTCAAGCAATTGAAAACAGGCAAATATTCCACGCAAAGTCCGGATGGGTTGAGCAGTATGCCGAAGTTTACTTCCCAAGATATAGAAGGTTTGTTGAAATATGTTGAAGACCTGACTGTGATTCCTTCTTTCCCGTTGGCTCCGGTGTCCTATTCGGCAGGCGGCAAGCTTCGTTTGGGGGAGTGTATTTTGTGGACGGTAGAAACCATTCGTCTTGGACATAATGCTTCGATGGGCTGCAAGATGGTGCATACGGATGCCGAGAATTATGAAGGCATTTATTTCTTGTCTGACGATGAAGTGCTGGATGCGGCCGTCCGTTATCGTCGTTGGTGGGAAACGCGTAAATATCCGCGTACCATGTGGACCGTTGATCCATGTTATGATGAGCCGCTTTGCGGAAGCGGATACATGTGGTGGTGA
- a CDS encoding DUF4783 domain-containing protein, with protein sequence MKKWVIFLLTGLFIWMSSLMAQDVPEKVIGAFKEGSAQELNKYLGDKVDLNILNKQNCVDKQGAKETMAAFFSDHKVCGFTVNHYGKREDSGFIIGTLATADGNFRVHCFFRKEQNSYVIHQIRIDNANE encoded by the coding sequence ATGAAAAAATGGGTAATCTTTTTGTTGACCGGTCTCTTCATTTGGATGTCTTCGCTTATGGCACAAGATGTTCCGGAGAAAGTGATTGGAGCTTTCAAGGAAGGGAGTGCTCAGGAACTTAACAAGTATCTGGGCGATAAAGTCGATTTGAACATTCTGAATAAACAGAATTGTGTGGACAAGCAGGGAGCGAAGGAAACAATGGCCGCTTTCTTTTCCGATCATAAAGTTTGTGGCTTCACAGTGAATCATTACGGGAAGCGCGAAGACTCGGGATTTATCATTGGTACATTGGCGACAGCCGATGGAAACTTTCGGGTACATTGTTTCTTTAGAAAAGAGCAGAATAGCTATGTAATACATCAAATAAGGATAGATAACGCAAATGAATAA